A single genomic interval of bacterium harbors:
- a CDS encoding tetratricopeptide repeat protein — protein MENTILLFMVIVLVIAAVALVLWIRIGEANKLFKEVSEKLDDILELKIPDKTLGGYKALNGVLAMIDGKWKDAIEVFRKLSPHVDSRTKVNYLSLIGLCFYKQGKLGQALGSYKESLDLAMEINDKKGEAINLGDIGIIYWREGSLDKALEYYNQALGVYKEINDKKGEAEYLGNIGLVYWKQGALDKALEYQNKALDIDKEIGNKESESADLGNIGVIYRMQGEWDKALEYYNKALKIYEEIDKKQGMANQLGNIGIVYGMLGKLDEALEYNNRAMKIDKEIGNREGEAQDLGNIGNIYHDLQQFDEALEYYMRSFDINREMGNKKGEAADWGNIGNTYRMIGKINEAKECYEKALELFTEMGIKTEIEKTKTNIENLDRKL, from the coding sequence ATGGAAAATACAATTTTATTATTTATGGTAATAGTTTTAGTAATAGCTGCTGTTGCCCTTGTGTTATGGATCCGGATAGGAGAAGCTAATAAATTGTTTAAAGAAGTAAGTGAAAAATTGGATGATATATTAGAATTAAAAATTCCTGACAAAACACTGGGTGGATACAAAGCATTGAACGGTGTTTTAGCTATGATTGATGGGAAATGGAAAGATGCAATCGAAGTTTTTCGTAAGTTGTCTCCCCACGTGGATAGCAGAACGAAAGTAAATTATCTTAGTCTTATTGGGTTATGTTTTTACAAACAGGGAAAATTAGGCCAGGCACTCGGTAGTTATAAAGAGTCATTAGATCTTGCAATGGAAATAAACGATAAAAAAGGCGAAGCGATTAATCTAGGAGATATTGGAATTATATATTGGAGAGAAGGATCGTTGGATAAAGCATTAGAGTATTACAACCAGGCTCTTGGAGTTTATAAAGAAATAAACGATAAAAAAGGCGAAGCGGAATATTTGGGAAACATTGGTCTTGTTTACTGGAAACAAGGCGCGTTGGATAAAGCATTGGAATATCAAAACAAGGCTCTTGATATTGATAAAGAAATAGGCAATAAAGAAAGCGAATCCGCAGATTTAGGAAATATCGGGGTTATTTATCGTATGCAGGGAGAATGGGATAAGGCATTAGAATATTACAATAAAGCTCTTAAAATTTATGAGGAAATAGATAAAAAACAAGGTATGGCAAATCAGTTAGGGAATATCGGGATTGTTTACGGAATGCTTGGAAAATTGGATGAAGCTCTGGAATATAATAACAGGGCGATGAAAATTGATAAGGAAATAGGGAATAGGGAAGGAGAAGCACAGGATTTAGGGAATATTGGGAATATCTATCATGACTTGCAGCAATTTGATGAAGCATTGGAATATTATATGAGGTCCTTTGATATTAACAGGGAAATGGGTAACAAAAAGGGTGAAGCCGCTGATTGGGGAAATATCGGAAATACATATAGAATGATTGGAAAAATCAATGAAGCGAAAGAATGTTATGAAAAGGCTCTCGAGTTGTTTACTGAAATGGGCATAAAAACGGAGATCGAGAAAACAAAAACAAATATCGAAAACCTCGATCGAAAACTATAA
- a CDS encoding PQQ-binding-like beta-propeller repeat protein, producing MKTDYVKTSGNRMKKGFMFFCVLFFASKLQANWGTPDTLWSYDSWGIVLSSPAIADINGDNLCEIMFTDNIGKIHSLNSTGTLRWSYSLGTPYYMNFCSPAVAIIDNSDTASVIVANEGIKLYCLNAVTGSLKWSFPTGFSLSRYGGSPTIANVDTMGDPEILFGSSRGKLFCLNSTGGIKWSYFVGDTLANIITPVVERIDTTLEPAVLTTSKGRLFCLNGTNGSLRWESDSVGVGGEISIADLNRDCEPEIITSGGDSLFCFEKDGTLKWGALVCPIGNALRSAIAIADLDFLSDSLPEMLVFSWGKGVTDTSTQRLYCVRENTTGTGIDMIWQQGAYDNVWGGSGPAAFIWEIDDNHRVAGWCGNFLEVFNGADGKHPDGSGNSFYRNTQFSSRTAYEFPGVADINNDGHSELVAIYGVYGFGALTSTGWKDLRNVMNEYNYHITNINNDLTIPRKELPSWLWHNTWLAQVPLKYISCPSGAEEAANELINNKLIVKTHTEPYSKIVTIEITLPAKMNVKLDIYDIAGKKINTLINSVEAAGSKKIQWDTKTQISGIYLYRLTADNVTKTGKIVLVK from the coding sequence ATGAAAACAGATTATGTAAAAACATCCGGGAACAGGATGAAAAAAGGGTTTATGTTTTTTTGTGTATTATTTTTTGCTTCTAAGTTGCAGGCAAATTGGGGAACTCCGGATACACTGTGGTCGTACGATAGTTGGGGAATAGTGCTTTCCAGTCCGGCTATTGCGGATATAAATGGCGACAACCTTTGCGAGATTATGTTTACCGATAATATAGGGAAAATTCATTCCCTAAACAGCACAGGGACTTTGAGATGGTCTTATTCGCTCGGGACTCCTTATTATATGAATTTTTGTTCGCCTGCAGTGGCTATAATAGACAACAGTGACACAGCATCAGTTATAGTTGCAAACGAGGGCATAAAACTTTACTGTTTAAATGCGGTTACCGGCAGTTTAAAATGGAGTTTTCCCACGGGATTTTCTCTTTCCCGCTACGGCGGTTCGCCCACCATAGCAAACGTAGATACTATGGGAGACCCTGAAATATTATTCGGAAGTTCTCGCGGAAAACTATTTTGTCTTAACAGCACCGGTGGAATAAAATGGTCATATTTCGTCGGAGATACTCTGGCAAACATTATAACTCCGGTTGTCGAAAGAATAGACACTACGTTGGAGCCTGCAGTTCTTACGACAAGCAAGGGTAGGCTTTTTTGTTTAAACGGGACTAACGGCAGTTTGCGTTGGGAATCCGACAGTGTTGGTGTAGGCGGGGAAATAAGCATAGCGGATTTAAATAGAGATTGTGAGCCGGAGATTATTACATCAGGGGGGGACAGTTTATTTTGCTTCGAAAAAGACGGCACTTTGAAGTGGGGAGCACTAGTATGCCCGATTGGAAATGCTTTAAGGTCTGCCATAGCAATTGCGGATTTAGATTTTCTTTCGGATTCTCTGCCGGAAATGCTCGTATTTTCCTGGGGGAAAGGGGTCACGGACACATCTACCCAAAGATTATATTGTGTCCGGGAGAATACGACCGGAACAGGAATAGATATGATATGGCAGCAAGGGGCATATGATAATGTATGGGGTGGTTCCGGTCCTGCGGCTTTTATCTGGGAAATAGACGACAATCATAGAGTAGCGGGGTGGTGCGGAAATTTTCTTGAAGTGTTCAACGGGGCTGATGGTAAACATCCGGACGGTAGCGGGAATTCTTTTTATCGTAACACACAGTTTTCATCACGCACGGCGTATGAATTCCCGGGCGTAGCGGATATAAACAATGACGGGCACAGCGAATTAGTTGCTATTTATGGAGTTTATGGATTCGGAGCATTGACTTCCACGGGATGGAAAGATTTAAGAAACGTAATGAATGAATACAACTATCACATTACCAACATTAATAACGACCTTACCATACCAAGAAAAGAGCTTCCCAGCTGGCTTTGGCATAATACATGGCTTGCCCAGGTGCCTTTGAAATATATATCCTGTCCGTCCGGCGCGGAAGAAGCGGCAAATGAGTTAATAAATAATAAATTAATTGTTAAGACTCATACTGAACCTTATTCAAAAATTGTTACAATAGAAATTACTTTGCCGGCGAAGATGAATGTAAAGTTAGACATATATGACATTGCGGGGAAGAAAATAAATACTTTAATAAATTCGGTGGAGGCTGCGGGGAGCAAGAAGATTCAATGGGATACGAAAACACAAATTTCGGGAATTTATCTTTATCGTTTAACGGCAGATAATGTTACAAAGACAGGGAAAATTGTATTGGTGAAGTAG